One Cedecea neteri DNA segment encodes these proteins:
- a CDS encoding DUF4019 domain-containing protein codes for MRTIKYSGFALFLLLVQPVLANEANPSNDPTAFKDMALKAAAVIDSGGYQKIWKEATKHTQNAVNEKTFVSQVDSNRLAVGSVKNRAWRSITQVQMAEQSGNVNPGHYVNVNFNSTFSDGRQGNELVSFRKDEDGKWRFSGYVATLNK; via the coding sequence GTGAGGACAATAAAGTATTCCGGTTTTGCCTTATTTTTACTGCTGGTTCAGCCCGTTCTGGCCAATGAGGCTAATCCGTCCAATGATCCAACAGCTTTTAAAGATATGGCGCTGAAAGCTGCCGCCGTGATTGATTCCGGTGGTTATCAAAAAATATGGAAAGAGGCGACAAAACATACGCAAAATGCCGTGAATGAAAAAACGTTCGTTTCTCAGGTAGACAGCAACAGGCTGGCGGTTGGGAGCGTGAAAAACCGTGCGTGGAGAAGCATCACGCAGGTGCAGATGGCGGAGCAGAGCGGCAATGTGAATCCTGGCCATTATGTGAACGTTAATTTCAACTCGACATTTTCAGATGGGCGCCAGGGCAATGAATTAGTTTCTTTCCGTAAGGATGAAGACGGGAAATGGCGTTTTTCAGGCTATGTGGCTACGTTGAATAAATAG
- a CDS encoding TetR/AcrR family transcriptional regulator — MSETHVQGGETRGPAEHSVREQIIEAATEFFGHYGFEKTTVSDLAKAIGYSKAYIYKFFKSKQEIGEVICDNRLTKMMAIVSQSVDDATGASAKLRAMFSALIAAGSDLFFYDRKLHDIAIVSCLENWPSAERYKLQLREVLTAIIQEGRQSGEFERRSPMDDTVNAVFLVMLPFISPVQLQYNLELAKQAEQLLPALILKSLMP, encoded by the coding sequence ATGTCTGAAACTCACGTTCAGGGCGGGGAAACCAGAGGGCCTGCGGAACACAGCGTCAGGGAACAGATCATCGAGGCGGCGACCGAATTCTTCGGCCACTACGGGTTTGAAAAAACAACGGTTTCCGACCTGGCTAAAGCCATCGGCTATTCCAAGGCTTATATCTACAAGTTTTTTAAATCCAAGCAGGAAATCGGCGAAGTTATCTGCGACAACCGCCTGACAAAGATGATGGCAATTGTCAGCCAGTCGGTGGATGACGCCACTGGTGCATCGGCTAAGCTACGGGCGATGTTCAGTGCCTTAATCGCCGCGGGTAGCGACCTGTTCTTCTATGACCGTAAACTGCACGATATCGCCATTGTTTCCTGCCTGGAGAACTGGCCCTCGGCCGAACGCTACAAGCTGCAGCTGCGGGAAGTGCTTACCGCCATCATTCAGGAAGGCCGCCAGTCCGGTGAATTTGAGCGCCGCAGTCCGATGGATGACACCGTGAACGCCGTTTTCCTGGTCATGCTGCCGTTTATCAGCCCGGTACAGCTGCAATATAACCTTGAACTGGCTAAGCAGGCCGAACAGCTTTTGCCCGCGCTTATCCTCAAAAGTTTAATGCCCTGA
- a CDS encoding LysR family transcriptional regulator: MELRYLRYFVAVAQTHNFTRAAELLGISQPPLSQQIQRLEREVGTPLLHRLTRGVELTDAGEAFYQDACQILAHSDAALEKARGIARGINGKLSLGITSSNAFNPKIFSLLRQFQAHYPAIELRQRETNMAGLMQELDEGLLDVAFVRLPCESSKRFALKLIDEEPMMIALHKDHPLSGEKELALQALADVPPVLFPEEVAPGLYGLMYDACLRAGIDLTSACQASQISSSLSMVSAGFGFALVPQSMTCISCPNVTFHAIRGDQVKTDIALAWRQFERSPSVKRFIQLFAH, from the coding sequence ATGGAACTTCGCTATCTCCGCTATTTTGTCGCCGTCGCCCAGACGCACAATTTCACCCGGGCAGCCGAACTGCTGGGTATTTCCCAGCCTCCTCTTAGCCAACAAATTCAACGCCTTGAACGCGAAGTGGGCACGCCACTGCTGCACCGCTTAACGCGGGGGGTGGAGCTGACGGATGCGGGAGAAGCGTTTTATCAGGATGCCTGCCAGATTTTGGCCCACAGCGACGCTGCGCTGGAGAAAGCTCGCGGCATTGCCCGCGGTATTAACGGCAAGCTGTCGCTCGGGATAACCAGTTCAAACGCGTTTAATCCAAAGATTTTTTCTCTGCTGCGCCAGTTTCAGGCTCACTATCCGGCCATCGAGCTTCGTCAACGGGAAACCAATATGGCAGGGCTGATGCAGGAGCTGGATGAAGGCTTGCTGGACGTGGCGTTCGTGCGCCTGCCCTGCGAAAGCAGCAAGCGGTTTGCGCTCAAGCTAATTGACGAAGAACCGATGATGATTGCCCTGCACAAGGATCATCCTCTTTCTGGAGAGAAAGAACTGGCCCTGCAGGCGCTAGCCGACGTCCCGCCGGTGCTATTCCCGGAAGAAGTGGCTCCAGGACTTTATGGACTGATGTATGACGCCTGCCTGCGGGCGGGAATTGATCTGACAAGCGCCTGCCAGGCTTCACAAATCTCGTCCTCGTTAAGCATGGTCTCGGCAGGCTTCGGGTTTGCCTTAGTTCCCCAATCGATGACCTGTATCTCGTGCCCGAACGTCACCTTCCACGCGATTCGCGGTGACCAGGTGAAGACGGACATTGCGCTGGCCTGGCGGCAGTTTGAACGCTCCCCGTCAGTGAAACGTTTTATCCAGCTGTTCGCCCACTGA
- the budA gene encoding acetolactate decarboxylase: MSDLTLCSCEESLLEMVETFAAANKENMIYQTSLMSALLSGVYEGETTMADLLKHGDFGLGTFNELDGEMIAFNSNVYQLRSDGSARAASPQQKTPFAVMTWFKPQYRLRIDSTTSRQKLHEIIDAIIPSDNLFCALRIDGHFRHAHTRTVPRQKPPYRAMTDVLDDQPVFRFNGRKGVLVGFRTPQHMQGINVAGYHEHFITDDRQGGGHLLDYQLEQGVLTFGEIHKLMIDLPADSAFLNANLHPENLDAAIRAVEN; encoded by the coding sequence ATGAGCGATCTAACTCTATGTTCCTGCGAAGAAAGTCTTTTAGAGATGGTCGAGACCTTCGCTGCAGCTAATAAAGAAAACATGATATATCAGACTTCATTGATGAGCGCATTACTGAGCGGCGTCTATGAAGGGGAAACCACCATGGCCGACCTGTTGAAGCACGGTGACTTTGGCCTGGGCACGTTTAACGAGCTGGACGGCGAGATGATTGCCTTCAACAGCAATGTGTATCAATTACGGTCAGACGGCAGCGCCAGAGCGGCCAGTCCGCAGCAGAAAACGCCGTTTGCGGTGATGACCTGGTTTAAACCGCAATACCGCCTGCGCATTGACAGCACGACCAGCCGCCAGAAGCTGCACGAGATTATCGATGCAATAATTCCTTCCGATAATCTGTTTTGTGCCCTGCGCATCGACGGCCATTTCCGCCACGCTCATACACGCACTGTTCCTCGCCAGAAGCCACCCTACCGCGCCATGACCGATGTACTGGACGACCAGCCGGTATTCCGTTTTAACGGTCGCAAAGGCGTGCTGGTGGGGTTCCGCACCCCGCAACATATGCAGGGCATTAACGTGGCGGGCTATCACGAACACTTTATTACCGATGACCGCCAGGGCGGCGGGCATCTGCTCGACTATCAGCTGGAGCAGGGGGTGCTCACCTTCGGCGAGATCCACAAGCTGATGATCGACCTTCCGGCAGACAGCGCATTTCTTAACGCCAACCTGCACCCAGAAAACCTCGACGCGGCGATTCGCGCGGTTGAAAACTAG
- a CDS encoding YadA-like family protein, with the protein MRTGLALAILPVFWASPTQAVGYFAGVGAVAGTNDNAVAVGNGATVTGNVAATAIGGSANAGGAATLATQRRTDGLGDYNITNASSSTAVGISSSATGGGSTAIGGNSIASGALSTALGVGNNSSGPSSTTVGVANSAIGNTAVSIGRMNVASGDFTIAIGNTTTASAGGSIALGNSASSTALGAIAIGSSTLNGIPQDTATNTRASGTNSVALGANAIASQANSIAIGATANASQANSVALGNGSVTDVAHTGSFVISGSAAGTANGVVSVGAAGAERQIQNVAPGVLSATSTDAINGSQLFATNNQVNTNTGNIATNTANIATNTANIAGNTTSITNLTNGTVGLVKQDPTTQYVSIAGDKAGNTVNISGTSGNRYLIGVTAGTLSAASTDAVNGSQLFATNNQVSTNTGNIAANTANIAGNTTSINNLTNGTVGLVKQDQTTQAISVAGDKAGTSVSIAGTAGNRTLSGVAPAALNATSTQAVNGSQLFATNNQVSTNTGNIATNTANIAGNTSSINNLTNGTVGLVKQDQTTQAISVAGDKAGTSVSIAGTAGNRTLSGVAPAALNATSTQAVNGSQLFATNNQVSTNTGNIATNTANIAGNTTSINNLTNGTIGLVKQDQTTQAISVAGDKAGTSVSIAGTAGSRTLTGVTAGTLSGTSTDAVNGSQLFATNNQVSTNTGNIATNTANIATNTANIAGNTSAITNLTNGTVGLVKQDQTTQAISVAGDKAGTSVSIAGTAGSRTLTGVTAGTLSGTSTDAVNGSQLFATNNQVTANTGNIATNTANIAGNTASIATNTTNLGHVASSLGGGAGIAPDGSWTAPDYAVQGGNYSNVGAALGALDTATTGNSTAITNLQTQLNEGAVGLVKQDATTREISVAAATDGTSVTFANASGVSRTLSGIADGELSATSNQAVNGSQLFATNNQVTANTASIATNTTNVGHVASSLGGGAGIAPDGSWTAPDYAVQGGNYANVGAALGALDTATTGNSTAITNLQTQLNEGAVGLVKQDATTREISVAAATDGTSVTFANASGVSRTLSGVADGELSATSNQAVNGSQLFATNNQVTANTANIAGNTASIATNTTNLGHVASSLGGGAGIAPDGSWTAPDYAVQGGNYANVGAALGALDTATTGNSTAITNLQAQLNEGAVGLVKQDATTREISVAAATDGTSVTFANASGVSRTLSGVADGELSATSNQAVNGSQLFATNNQVTTNTGNIATNTANIATNTANIAGNTASIATNTTNLGNVASSLGGGAGIAPDGSWTAPDYAVQGGNYSNVGAALGALDTATTGNSTAITNLQTQLNEGAVGLVKQDATTREISVAAATDGTSVTFANASGVSRTLSGVADGELSATSNQAVNGSQLFATNNQVTTNTGNIATNTANIATNTANIAGNTASIATNTTNLGNVASSLGGGAGIAPDGSWTAPDYAVQGGNYSNVGAALGALDTATTGNSTAITNLQTQLNEGAVGLVKQDATTREISVAAATDGTSVTFANASGVSRTLSGVADGELSATSNQAVNGSQLFATNNQVTTNTGNIATNTANIATNTANIAGNTASIATNTTNLGHVASSLGGGAGIAPDGSWTAPDYAVQGGNYANVGAALGALDTATTGNSTAITNLQTQLNEGAVGLVKQDATTREISVAAATDGISVTFANASGVSRTLSGVADGELSATSNQAVNGSQLFATNNQVTANTVSIAGNTASIATNTTNLGHVASSLGGGAGIAPDGSWTAPDYAVQGGNYSNVGAALGALDTATTGNSTAITNLQTQLNEGAVGLVKQDATTREISVAAATDGTSVTFANASGVSRTLSGVADGELSATSNQAVNGSQLFATNARVSTNTTNLGHVATSLGGGAGIAPDGTWTAPDYAVQGGNYANVGDALSALDVATTGNSTAITNLQTEINNGGLGLVKQDATTRDITVAAATDGDLVSFTNSTGNTRTLSGVTAALLSSTSTQAVNGSQLYAANNTIVNILGGSAALDGNGNITGPTWTIQGTTTNNISQALASLDNSVNDLKKEAQSGGGKIVTQPDPKDTVSVGGHTGGTSVSLTGQEGDRKLTGVANGVNDNDAVTVAQLNALSREVVAASKQLAVNVSDSVTPASATGADSIALGGNANSSGTNAISIGNGAAASGSGSSAVGASSSASGTNATAMGQNSNASGANSVALGSSSTASGSNSVALGANSVASRDNSVSVGAAGNERQITNVAAGTQSTDAVNLGQLNSAQQQNNRAFSQLSRRIDRVENKLTAGIASSMAMAGIPQAYQPDSNLVGAAISGYSDKSAIAVGISKISENGRWITKLQASANTESDVGASIGVGYQW; encoded by the coding sequence GTGAGAACGGGTCTTGCATTAGCTATCCTGCCTGTTTTTTGGGCGTCACCCACACAGGCTGTCGGTTATTTTGCTGGGGTCGGTGCCGTAGCCGGGACCAATGATAACGCCGTTGCCGTGGGTAATGGTGCGACCGTTACCGGGAACGTAGCAGCAACAGCTATTGGCGGAAGCGCTAATGCCGGAGGGGCCGCTACTCTGGCAACCCAACGCCGTACAGATGGCCTGGGGGATTATAATATTACTAATGCCAGCTCAAGTACGGCGGTTGGGATATCCTCTTCGGCTACAGGTGGAGGATCAACGGCTATCGGCGGCAACAGCATTGCTTCCGGGGCACTAAGTACAGCGTTAGGTGTTGGTAATAATTCATCAGGCCCGTCCTCCACAACAGTGGGCGTCGCAAACTCCGCCATCGGCAACACGGCCGTTTCCATCGGTCGCATGAACGTGGCCAGTGGTGATTTCACCATTGCGATAGGTAATACGACCACGGCGAGTGCCGGGGGAAGCATTGCGCTGGGTAACTCTGCCTCATCAACGGCTTTGGGAGCGATTGCCATTGGTTCGTCTACATTGAATGGCATTCCTCAAGATACTGCGACAAATACTCGTGCCAGTGGCACCAATAGCGTAGCTCTTGGTGCAAACGCCATTGCCAGCCAGGCCAATTCTATTGCTATCGGTGCCACAGCCAACGCCTCTCAGGCAAACAGTGTTGCCTTGGGCAACGGAAGCGTGACCGACGTCGCCCATACGGGCAGTTTTGTTATCAGCGGCAGTGCCGCAGGTACCGCCAATGGTGTTGTCTCGGTAGGGGCGGCAGGCGCTGAACGCCAGATTCAGAACGTCGCTCCCGGCGTACTGAGCGCCACCAGTACAGACGCCATTAACGGCAGTCAGCTGTTTGCTACTAACAATCAGGTCAATACCAACACCGGTAATATCGCCACTAATACCGCAAACATAGCGACAAATACGGCCAATATTGCGGGCAATACTACGTCAATAACCAATCTAACCAACGGTACGGTTGGCCTGGTGAAACAAGATCCCACCACCCAGTATGTTTCCATTGCCGGAGACAAAGCAGGGAATACAGTCAACATCTCAGGAACATCAGGAAACCGTTACTTAATCGGCGTCACAGCAGGGACTTTAAGCGCGGCCAGCACCGACGCGGTGAACGGCAGCCAGCTGTTTGCCACCAATAACCAGGTCTCCACCAACACCGGCAATATTGCGGCTAATACAGCAAATATTGCCGGAAATACGACATCAATAAATAACCTGACCAACGGCACCGTCGGCCTGGTGAAACAGGATCAAACCACCCAGGCGATTTCCGTCGCCGGGGATAAGGCCGGAACTTCGGTGAGCATTGCTGGCACCGCAGGTAACCGAACGCTAAGTGGTGTTGCGCCTGCTGCACTCAACGCCACCAGCACTCAAGCGGTGAACGGCAGCCAGCTGTTTGCCACCAATAACCAGGTTTCCACAAATACCGGTAATATTGCGACGAATACGGCCAATATTGCCGGGAATACGTCGTCAATTAACAACCTGACTAACGGCACCGTCGGCCTGGTCAAACAAGATCAGACCACCCAGGCGATTTCCGTTGCGGGAGACAAAGCCGGGACTTCGGTGAGCATTGCTGGCACCGCAGGTAACCGAACGCTAAGTGGTGTTGCGCCTGCTGCACTGAACGCCACCAGCACTCAAGCGGTGAACGGCAGCCAGCTGTTTGCCACCAATAACCAGGTTTCCACAAACACCGGGAATATAGCGACGAATACGGCCAATATTGCCGGGAATACGACGTCAATTAACAACCTGACTAACGGCACCATCGGCCTGGTCAAACAAGATCAGACCACCCAGGCGATTTCCGTTGCGGGAGACAAAGCCGGGACTTCGGTGAGCATTGCCGGAACCGCCGGAAGTCGTACCCTGACAGGTGTTACCGCTGGAACGCTGAGCGGCACCAGCACCGACGCCGTGAACGGCAGTCAGCTGTTTGCCACCAATAATCAGGTTTCCACAAATACCGGCAATATTGCGACGAATACAGCGAATATTGCTACCAACACAGCCAACATTGCGGGCAACACTTCAGCAATTACCAATTTGACTAACGGCACCGTCGGCCTGGTCAAACAAGATCAGACCACCCAGGCGATTTCCGTTGCGGGAGACAAAGCCGGAACTTCGGTGAGTATTGCAGGAACCGCCGGAAGTCGTACCCTGACGGGTGTTACCGCCGGGACGCTGAGCGGCACCAGCACCGATGCCGTGAACGGCAGCCAGCTGTTTGCCACCAATAACCAGGTGACGGCTAATACGGGCAATATCGCCACTAACACGGCCAATATCGCCGGAAATACGGCAAGCATCGCCACCAACACCACCAACCTCGGCCACGTCGCCTCCTCTCTCGGCGGTGGTGCGGGCATTGCCCCGGATGGTTCATGGACGGCACCGGACTACGCCGTCCAGGGCGGGAACTACTCTAACGTCGGCGCAGCGCTCGGGGCTCTGGACACCGCCACCACCGGCAACAGTACGGCGATCACTAACCTCCAGACGCAGTTGAATGAAGGTGCTGTCGGCCTGGTGAAACAGGATGCGACTACCCGCGAAATCTCCGTGGCGGCAGCCACCGACGGTACCAGCGTCACCTTTGCCAATGCCTCCGGCGTCAGCCGCACGCTCAGCGGCATCGCCGACGGTGAACTCAGCGCCACCAGCAATCAGGCGGTGAACGGCAGCCAGCTGTTTGCCACCAACAATCAGGTGACGGCTAATACGGCAAGCATCGCCACCAACACCACCAACGTCGGCCACGTCGCCTCCTCCCTCGGCGGCGGCGCGGGCATTGCCCCGGATGGTTCATGGACAGCACCGGACTACGCCGTCCAGGGCGGGAACTATGCCAACGTCGGCGCAGCGCTCGGCGCACTGGACACCGCCACCACCGGCAACAGCACGGCGATCACTAACCTCCAGACGCAGCTGAACGAAGGCGCGGTCGGCCTGGTGAAACAGGATGCGACTACACGGGAGATATCCGTGGCGGCAGCCACCGACGGCACCAGCGTCACCTTCGCCAATGCCTCCGGCGTCAGCCGCACGCTTAGCGGCGTCGCCGACGGTGAACTCAGTGCCACCAGTAATCAGGCGGTGAACGGCAGCCAGCTGTTTGCCACCAATAACCAGGTGACGGCTAATACGGCCAATATAGCGGGGAACACGGCAAGCATCGCCACCAATACCACCAACCTCGGCCACGTCGCCTCCTCTCTCGGCGGCGGCGCGGGCATTGCCCCGGACGGCAGCTGGACAGCACCGGACTACGCCGTCCAGGGCGGGAACTACGCCAACGTCGGCGCAGCGCTCGGTGCGCTGGACACCGCCACCACCGGCAACAGCACGGCGATCACTAACCTCCAGGCGCAGCTGAACGAAGGTGCAGTCGGCCTGGTGAAACAGGATGCGACCACCCGGGAGATCTCCGTGGCGGCAGCCACCGACGGCACCAGCGTCACCTTCGCCAATGCCTCCGGCGTCAGCCGCACCCTCAGCGGCGTTGCCGACGGTGAACTCAGCGCCACCAGCAATCAGGCGGTGAACGGCAGCCAGCTGTTCGCTACCAATAATCAGGTAACGACCAATACCGGCAATATCGCGACGAATACGGCAAATATCGCAACCAACACTGCAAATATCGCGGGAAATACGGCAAGCATCGCCACCAATACCACCAACCTTGGTAATGTGGCCTCCTCCCTCGGCGGTGGTGCGGGCATTGCCCCGGATGGTTCATGGACGGCACCGGACTACGCCGTCCAGGGCGGGAACTACTCTAACGTCGGCGCAGCGCTCGGCGCGCTGGACACCGCCACCACCGGCAACAGTACGGCGATCACTAACCTCCAGACGCAGCTGAATGAAGGCGCGGTCGGCCTGGTGAAACAGGATGCGACCACCCGGGAGATCTCCGTGGCAGCGGCGACCGACGGCACCAGCGTCACCTTCGCCAATGCCTCCGGCGTCAGCCGCACGCTTAGCGGCGTCGCCGACGGTGAACTCAGCGCCACCAGTAATCAGGCGGTGAACGGCAGCCAGCTGTTCGCTACCAATAATCAGGTAACGACCAATACCGGCAATATCGCGACGAATACGGCAAATATCGCAACCAACACTGCAAATATCGCGGGAAATACGGCAAGCATCGCCACCAATACCACCAACCTTGGTAATGTGGCCTCCTCCCTCGGCGGTGGTGCGGGCATTGCCCCGGATGGTTCATGGACGGCACCGGACTACGCCGTCCAGGGCGGGAACTACTCTAACGTCGGCGCAGCGCTCGGCGCGCTGGACACCGCCACCACCGGCAACAGTACGGCGATCACTAACCTCCAGACGCAGCTGAATGAAGGCGCGGTCGGCCTGGTGAAACAGGATGCGACCACCCGGGAGATCTCCGTGGCAGCGGCGACCGACGGCACCAGCGTCACCTTCGCCAATGCCTCCGGCGTCAGCCGCACGCTTAGCGGCGTCGCCGACGGTGAACTCAGCGCCACCAGTAATCAGGCGGTGAACGGCAGCCAGCTGTTCGCTACCAATAATCAGGTAACGACCAATACCGGCAATATCGCGACGAATACGGCAAATATCGCGACCAACACTGCAAATATAGCGGGAAATACGGCAAGCATCGCCACCAATACCACCAACCTCGGCCACGTCGCCTCCTCTCTCGGCGGCGGCGCGGGCATTGCCCCGGACGGCAGCTGGACAGCACCGGACTACGCCGTCCAGGGCGGGAACTATGCCAACGTCGGCGCAGCGCTCGGGGCGCTGGACACCGCCACCACCGGCAACAGTACGGCGATCACTAACCTCCAGACGCAGCTGAACGAAGGCGCGGTCGGCCTGGTGAAACAGGATGCGACCACCCGGGAGATCTCCGTGGCGGCAGCCACCGACGGCATCAGCGTCACCTTTGCCAATGCCTCCGGCGTCAGCCGCACCCTCAGCGGCGTTGCCGACGGTGAACTCAGCGCCACCAGCAATCAGGCGGTTAACGGCAGCCAGCTGTTTGCCACCAATAATCAGGTGACGGCTAATACGGTCAGTATCGCCGGAAATACGGCAAGCATCGCCACCAACACCACCAACCTCGGCCACGTCGCCTCCTCTCTCGGCGGCGGTGCGGGCATTGCCCCGGATGGTTCATGGACGGCCCCGGACTACGCCGTCCAGGGCGGGAACTACTCTAACGTCGGCGCAGCGCTCGGCGCGCTGGATACCGCCACCACCGGCAACAGCACGGCGATCACTAACCTCCAGACGCAGCTGAACGAAGGTGCGGTCGGCCTGGTGAAACAGGATGCGACCACCCGGGAGATCTCCGTGGCGGCAGCCACCGACGGTACCAGCGTCACCTTTGCCAATGCCTCCGGCGTCAGCCGCACCCTCAGCGGCGTTGCCGACGGCGAACTCAGCGCCACCAGCAATCAGGCAGTCAATGGGAGTCAGCTGTTTGCTACCAATGCACGTGTCTCGACCAACACCACCAACCTCGGCCACGTCGCCACCTCCCTCGGCGGTGGTGCGGGTATCGCCCCGGACGGCACATGGACAGCACCGGACTACGCCGTCCAGGGCGGGAACTATGCCAACGTCGGCGATGCGCTCAGTGCGCTGGATGTAGCGACCACGGGCAACAGCACCGCTATCACCAACCTCCAGACAGAGATCAACAACGGCGGGCTTGGTCTGGTGAAACAGGATGCAACGACTCGCGATATCACCGTGGCGGCCGCAACCGATGGGGATTTAGTCTCCTTCACTAACAGCACAGGTAACACCCGTACCTTGTCCGGCGTGACCGCCGCATTGTTAAGCAGCACCAGCACGCAGGCGGTCAACGGCAGCCAGCTTTATGCCGCCAACAACACCATCGTCAATATTCTCGGCGGCAGCGCGGCGCTGGACGGCAATGGCAATATCACCGGCCCGACCTGGACCATTCAGGGCACCACCACCAACAACATCAGCCAGGCGCTGGCCTCGCTGGACAACTCCGTGAATGACCTGAAGAAGGAGGCCCAAAGCGGCGGCGGTAAAATTGTCACGCAGCCAGATCCCAAAGATACGGTGTCAGTCGGTGGACATACTGGCGGCACGAGCGTCTCGCTTACCGGGCAGGAAGGAGATCGCAAACTTACCGGTGTCGCCAACGGTGTGAACGATAATGATGCAGTAACTGTGGCGCAGCTGAATGCACTGAGCCGGGAAGTTGTCGCCGCCAGCAAACAGCTGGCCGTCAACGTAAGTGACAGCGTCACGCCAGCGTCCGCTACCGGGGCAGACAGTATTGCCCTGGGCGGGAACGCTAACAGTTCAGGGACCAATGCCATTTCGATTGGTAACGGCGCTGCCGCCTCGGGAAGCGGGAGCTCTGCCGTCGGTGCCTCCTCCTCTGCCAGCGGCACGAACGCCACCGCGATGGGGCAAAACAGCAATGCTTCCGGCGCCAACTCTGTTGCCCTCGGCAGCAGCTCCACCGCCAGCGGCAGCAATAGCGTCGCGCTGGGCGCAAACTCCGTTGCCTCACGCGATAACAGCGTGTCCGTGGGCGCGGCCGGAAACGAACGTCAGATAACCAATGTGGCAGCAGGCACGCAAAGCACCGATGCCGTGAACCTTGGACAGCTCAACAGTGCTCAACAGCAAAACAACCGCGCATTCAGCCAGCTGAGTCGCCGTATTGACAGGGTTGAAAACAAGCTGACGGCGGGTATTGCCTCATCCATGGCGATGGCTGGGATCCCGCAGGCATACCAGCCTGACTCAAACCTGGTCGGGGCCGCGATTTCCGGCTACTCCGATAAGAGCGCAATTGCCGTGGGCATATCAAAAATTTCTGAAAACGGCCGGTGGATCACCAAGCTGCAGGCCAGCGCCAACACCGAAAGCGATGTGGGTGCATCAATTGGGGTAGGTTATCAGTGGTAA